From the genome of Impatiens glandulifera chromosome 9, dImpGla2.1, whole genome shotgun sequence, one region includes:
- the LOC124915974 gene encoding indole-3-acetic acid-induced protein ARG7-like, with translation MVGRWRKKAAESRRTSVPVDVPSGHVAIYVGSGRRRFVVRAEYLNHPLFVKLLDQAKEEYGFSHHGPLALPCDEPVFEETLRFVSLPESWNPVQFVILDTPQDTAMSSIS, from the coding sequence ATGGTCGGAAGATGGCGAAAGAAGGCTGCTGAAAGCCGTCGTACTTCTGTGCCAGTCGATGTTCCGTCTGGACACGTGGCGATCTATGTGGGAAGCGGGCGTAGGAGATTTGTTGTGCGCGCGGAGTACCTGAATCATCCCCTTTTTGTGAAACTGTTGGATCAGGCAAAAGAAGAATACGGGTTCTCTCATCATGGCCCGTTGGCATTACCATGTGATGAACCCGTTTTTGAAGAAACGTTACGGTTCGTTTCTTTACCCGAATCTTGGAACCCGGTTCAATTCGTTATCCTTGATACTCCTCAAGATACTGCCATGTCATCTATTAGCTAG